One stretch of Dehalococcoidia bacterium DNA includes these proteins:
- a CDS encoding alpha-ketoacid dehydrogenase subunit beta: MPELVMREAIKKGLEEALQNDPNVLIMGEDIGAYGGAYAVTDGFLDKFGPERIKDTPISEATFIGTGIGAASAGLRPIIELMSISFSLVGFDQIVNMAANIRYMSGGQINVPMVIRAPTGAGVQLAATHSQSFETWLAEVPGLYCVCPSNPRDALGLLRSSIKNNNPVIFAEPALLYGVKGEVPDEYYEIPLGSADITKKGEDLTLLSYGAGIRIINEVSDILEKKGINAEIIDLRSLNPIDYATIGESIKKTNKMLALDTSRRNGGIMAEIVADVQENFNDWLDSPIIRVGAKDVPWPYNKNLESNAYPDSSEIVEDILSKMINK; encoded by the coding sequence ATGCCTGAATTAGTAATGAGAGAAGCTATAAAGAAAGGACTTGAAGAAGCTCTTCAAAATGATCCAAATGTTCTTATCATGGGTGAAGATATTGGTGCTTATGGTGGTGCTTATGCCGTGACTGATGGTTTCCTTGATAAATTTGGTCCTGAAAGAATAAAAGATACTCCTATTTCTGAGGCAACATTCATAGGAACGGGGATAGGAGCAGCTAGTGCTGGTCTTAGACCAATTATTGAACTCATGTCAATAAGTTTCTCACTTGTAGGTTTTGACCAAATTGTAAATATGGCTGCTAACATTAGGTATATGTCGGGAGGACAAATTAATGTACCTATGGTTATAAGAGCACCTACAGGGGCAGGTGTTCAGCTTGCAGCAACACATTCTCAAAGTTTTGAAACTTGGCTTGCTGAAGTTCCTGGTCTATATTGTGTTTGCCCTTCAAATCCACGAGATGCGTTAGGTTTATTAAGATCTTCAATAAAAAATAATAATCCAGTGATATTTGCAGAACCTGCATTGCTATATGGAGTCAAAGGAGAAGTTCCAGACGAATACTATGAAATACCTTTGGGATCTGCAGACATAACAAAAAAAGGAGAAGATCTTACATTATTATCTTACGGAGCTGGCATTAGAATTATTAATGAAGTATCTGATATTCTAGAAAAAAAAGGAATAAATGCTGAAATAATTGACCTTAGATCTTTAAATCCTATTGATTATGCCACAATTGGAGAGTCTATAAAGAAAACCAATAAAATGCTTGCTCTAGATACTTCAAGAAGAAATGGTGGAATTATGGCTGAAATTGTTGCAGATGTCCAAGAAAACTTCAATGATTGGCTTGATTCTCCTATAATTAGAGTAGGAGCAAAAGATGTGCCGTGGCCTTATAATAAAAATCTTGAGAGCAATGCATATCCAGATTCTAGTGAAATTGTTGAAGATATTCTAAGTAAGATGATAAATAAATAG
- a CDS encoding 2-oxo acid dehydrogenase subunit E2: protein MANEITMPSMGADMTEGTIVKWLKNEGDKVSKGDKLAEIETDKTVVEMEAYDEGFLRKITSIEGSVVQVGKIIGYIGDMDEDIPEKAEESKETVITEETSNKIADSTSIKETNSSDSGEEVHNSTKDLQKVDITLSSDSIRIKASPMAKRLANEKNINLADIKGSGPDGRITKDDVEKHVPGPSLVSSNQLGNSKNINLDSSDIQLNTMRQAISRVTVKSKTEIPHFQVTVEVDMTEAMKMRSDINEDIEKNGIKISVNDLVLKATINSLLKYPKWNTSFDGDKLISYSSINLGIAIALEQGLIVPAILDAQNLDLISLASKSKDLGNRARGNGDPLSNQELTSGTFSTSNLGMFGTHAFTAIIVPPQSGIIALGEVKKEAKVINDDIQIRQIMYATLSADHRVGDGAEGALLMKEFKELLEKPSRLLL from the coding sequence TTGGCTAATGAAATAACAATGCCCTCAATGGGAGCTGATATGACAGAAGGAACCATAGTCAAATGGTTAAAAAATGAAGGAGATAAAGTATCTAAGGGTGATAAATTAGCAGAAATTGAAACCGATAAAACTGTAGTTGAAATGGAAGCTTACGATGAAGGATTTCTTAGAAAAATAACTTCAATTGAAGGATCAGTTGTCCAAGTAGGAAAAATTATTGGCTATATAGGAGATATGGATGAAGATATCCCTGAAAAAGCAGAAGAATCTAAAGAGACAGTTATTACTGAAGAAACTTCAAATAAAATAGCAGATTCTACCTCAATTAAAGAGACTAATTCTAGTGACTCAGGTGAAGAAGTTCATAATTCCACCAAAGATTTACAAAAAGTAGATATAACTTTAAGTTCTGATTCAATAAGAATAAAAGCTTCTCCCATGGCAAAGAGATTAGCTAATGAAAAAAATATTAATTTAGCAGACATTAAAGGGTCAGGACCTGATGGAAGGATTACAAAAGATGACGTTGAGAAACACGTTCCTGGGCCTTCATTAGTTTCATCCAATCAATTGGGTAATAGTAAAAATATAAATCTAGATAGCTCTGATATTCAGCTAAACACTATGAGGCAAGCTATTTCTAGAGTTACAGTTAAATCAAAAACCGAAATACCTCATTTTCAAGTTACGGTAGAAGTTGATATGACTGAAGCAATGAAAATGCGCTCTGACATAAATGAAGATATTGAAAAGAATGGAATTAAAATATCAGTTAATGACCTAGTTTTGAAAGCAACTATAAACTCTTTGCTAAAATATCCAAAATGGAATACTTCATTTGATGGAGACAAACTAATTTCTTACTCAAGTATCAATCTTGGTATTGCGATTGCTCTTGAACAAGGTTTGATAGTACCAGCAATTCTAGATGCACAGAATTTAGATTTAATATCTCTTGCTTCTAAATCTAAAGATTTGGGAAATAGAGCGAGAGGAAATGGAGATCCTCTATCAAATCAAGAATTAACCTCTGGAACTTTTTCTACATCTAACTTAGGTATGTTTGGTACACATGCCTTCACTGCAATAATAGTTCCTCCTCAAAGTGGAATTATAGCCCTAGGTGAAGTAAAAAAAGAGGCAAAAGTCATAAATGATGACATTCAAATTAGGCAAATAATGTATGCCACTTTATCAGCAGATCATAGAGTTGGAGATGGAGCTGAAGGAGCTCTCTTAATGAAAGAATTTAAAGAACTCTTAGAAAAGCCTTCCAGGCTATTATTATGA
- the thyX gene encoding FAD-dependent thymidylate synthase: MTPTVKLVSYSQASNEFENLGLTDVQELIAFCARVSNPSNQLNSETSEKLINYLIKNYHWSPLEMVNVCLEIETTRDIARQILRHRSFSFQEFSQRYANPTEDLDFVIREARLQDNKNRQNSIENQNSELENEWSKKQKKVIENAIKTYEWAIENGIAKEQARVVLPEGNTVSRLYMNGTLRSWIHYIDLRASHGTQKEHIEIAKACALVISKIFPMADSL, encoded by the coding sequence ATGACACCAACGGTTAAATTAGTAAGTTATTCACAAGCCTCTAATGAATTTGAAAACTTAGGATTAACCGATGTTCAAGAATTAATAGCATTTTGTGCAAGAGTTTCAAATCCTTCTAATCAGCTAAATTCTGAAACAAGTGAAAAACTTATAAATTATCTTATAAAAAATTATCATTGGTCTCCCTTAGAGATGGTAAATGTATGTTTAGAAATTGAAACCACTAGAGATATTGCGAGACAGATATTAAGACATAGAAGTTTTAGTTTTCAAGAGTTCAGCCAAAGATATGCAAATCCAACAGAAGATCTAGATTTTGTAATAAGAGAAGCAAGATTACAAGATAATAAAAATAGACAAAATTCTATAGAAAATCAAAATTCAGAGCTAGAAAATGAATGGTCAAAAAAACAAAAAAAAGTTATAGAAAATGCAATTAAGACATATGAATGGGCTATAGAAAACGGTATCGCAAAAGAACAGGCAAGAGTAGTTCTTCCAGAAGGTAATACAGTTAGTAGATTATATATGAATGGTACCCTAAGGAGCTGGATACATTATATTGACTTAAGAGCTTCTCATGGAACACAAAAAGAACACATTGAAATAGCTAAAGCATGTGCTTTAGTAATTTCAAAAATTTTTCCAATGGCAGATAGTTTATAA